The genomic DNA CAGATTCGTGTAACAATACATATACATTTAATGTTATAAAATTTTACATAAAATGAAGGGGGATTTATGAAAAAAATAAGAAAGGGAAAATTAATCAAATCTGTTTTTGGAGGACACGAGACATTACGTGTAGCAGCAGTTCAGGCACCCCAAATCTTCAACAATTAAAAGTCTATTGAAGTAGCTTGTAGAAGAATTAAAGAAGCAGGGTTGTCTAACTTATTTTAAAAAAATTTTAATTAAGGAGGAGAACGAATGGCTGTTAAAAAACCAACGATTGAACAATTAAAAAAAATTGCAGAGGAGTTTAATCTTACTCTCACAACTGACGAACTATCTTCATATCAAAAATTAATGGAAGGTACACTTGAATCCTATAATCGTTTAAATCAGCTTGTAGAACCAAGTCTTCCAGTAAAATATCCACGTACTCCAGGGTATCGACCAAGTGTCGAAGAAAACCCATACAATGCCTGGTATTGGAAAACTAGCATAAAAGGAAATAGTAATGGGAAATTAGCGGGGAAAACAATTGTTCTAAAAGATAATATAAGTCTAGCAGGTGTTCCTATGATGAATGGTTCAGCTATTCTAGAAGGTTTTGTTCCTGACGAAGACGCTACCATTGTAACTAGAATACTTGATGCCGGTGGAGAAATTGTAGGCAAAGCCGTTTGCGAAGATTTGTGCCTATCTGGAGGCAGCCATACTTCTGCATCAGGACCCGTCTTAAATCCACACGACCCTACTAGATCATCAGGCGGTTCCTCTAGTGGATGTGCAGTATTAGTTGCAACAGGTGAAGTTGACATGGCAATAGGGGTGACCAAGGAGGATCTATTCGGATGCCTAGCTGTTGGTCCAGTGTATACGGTCTAAAACCTACCTACGGACTTGTTCCTTACACTGGGATTTTTCCAATTGAACAGACTTTAGATCACACTGGCCCTATTGCTAGAAC from Bacillus methanolicus MGA3 includes the following:
- a CDS encoding amidase family protein; translated protein: MAVKKPTIEQLKKIAEEFNLTLTTDELSSYQKLMEGTLESYNRLNQLVEPSLPVKYPRTPGYRPSVEENPYNAWYWKTSIKGNSNGKLAGKTIVLKDNISLAGVPMMNGSAILEGFVPDEDATIVTRILDAGGEIVGKAVCEDLCLSGGSHTSASGPVLNPHDPTRSSGGSSSGCAVLVATGEVDMAIGVTKEDLFGCLAVGPVYTV